A region from the Acuticoccus sediminis genome encodes:
- a CDS encoding SufE family protein codes for MTNADDIAEAFELIDDWEERYRYVIELGRELPEFPDALKTNTTKVEGCVSQVWLVTRLDDGTLTLMGDSDAMIVRGLVAILIAFYSGRRVADIPTLDVEGFLRRLQLAEHLTPQRSNGLNSMVKRIRSDAVRLAAEAA; via the coding sequence ATGACGAACGCAGACGACATCGCAGAGGCTTTCGAGCTGATCGACGACTGGGAGGAACGCTACCGGTACGTCATCGAGCTCGGCCGCGAGTTGCCCGAGTTCCCGGACGCGCTGAAGACGAACACCACGAAGGTCGAGGGCTGCGTCTCGCAGGTGTGGCTGGTGACCCGCCTCGACGACGGCACGCTGACCCTGATGGGCGACAGCGACGCGATGATCGTCCGCGGACTGGTCGCGATCCTGATCGCGTTCTACAGCGGGCGCCGCGTCGCGGACATCCCGACCCTCGACGTCGAGGGGTTCCTGCGCCGGCTGCAGCTGGCCGAGCACCTGACGCCGCAGCGCTCCAACGGACTGAACTCGATGGTGAAGCGCATCCGCAGCGATGCCGTGCGCCTCGCCGCGGAAGCCGCCTGA
- a CDS encoding efflux RND transporter periplasmic adaptor subunit — MRAAPLAALAALALALTACQEEEAAAPAPPRPVVSEIISLAPVSTISWVGTVEPKVETDLAFEVTGHVVDRLVDVGDVVDKGDVIAHLDPQELQAAARSAEASLAQAEAQFVSARDNAERTRKLVERDVESQANLDNANQQVAVAQSEVDRAKAQLAQARDRLDKATLKASAHGVITAAPVSPGATVSAGEAVVRVASTKELEAVVDLSEPDLATIDADAQFTVALEAARTVTTGGRLAYIEPVAEDTTRTRRVHIALDDPPPAFRLGSLISARLRTQADAVLSVPTSALFERDGAAMVWRVERPSGSVGAVPVELGDAFGPRTQLAGGLAEGDEIVTRGVHSLEDGEVVGERTAL; from the coding sequence ATGAGAGCCGCTCCCCTCGCCGCACTGGCGGCCCTCGCGCTGGCGCTCACCGCCTGCCAGGAGGAGGAGGCCGCAGCGCCCGCGCCGCCGCGCCCCGTCGTCTCCGAGATCATCAGCCTCGCCCCGGTCTCGACCATCTCATGGGTCGGCACGGTCGAGCCCAAGGTCGAGACGGACCTCGCCTTCGAGGTGACCGGCCATGTGGTCGACCGCCTCGTGGACGTCGGCGACGTCGTCGACAAGGGCGACGTCATCGCCCACCTCGATCCCCAGGAGCTTCAGGCCGCCGCGCGGTCGGCCGAGGCGAGCCTTGCCCAGGCCGAGGCGCAGTTCGTCTCCGCCCGCGACAATGCCGAGCGGACCAGAAAGCTCGTCGAGCGGGACGTCGAATCCCAGGCCAACCTCGACAACGCCAACCAGCAGGTCGCCGTCGCGCAGTCCGAGGTCGACCGCGCCAAGGCCCAGCTCGCCCAGGCGCGCGACCGGCTCGACAAGGCAACGCTGAAGGCGAGCGCCCACGGCGTGATCACCGCGGCACCGGTCTCCCCCGGCGCCACCGTGTCGGCAGGCGAGGCGGTCGTGCGCGTCGCGAGCACCAAGGAGCTCGAGGCCGTGGTCGATCTCTCCGAGCCGGACCTTGCCACCATCGACGCCGACGCGCAGTTCACCGTCGCGCTCGAGGCGGCGCGCACCGTCACCACCGGCGGCCGCCTCGCCTACATCGAGCCCGTCGCGGAGGACACCACCCGCACCCGCCGCGTCCACATCGCGCTCGACGATCCGCCGCCGGCCTTCCGCCTCGGCTCGCTCATCTCGGCGCGTCTGCGCACGCAGGCCGATGCCGTCCTGTCGGTCCCGACATCGGCGCTCTTCGAGCGGGACGGCGCGGCGATGGTGTGGCGCGTCGAGCGGCCGAGCGGCAGCGTCGGGGCGGTGCCGGTCGAGCTCGGCGACGCCTTCGGGCCGCGCACGCAGCTCGCCGGCGGTCTGGCGGAAGGCGACGAAATCGTGACACGCGGCGTCCACAGCCTGGAGGATGGCGAGGTCGTCGGCGAGAGGACGGCACTGTGA
- a CDS encoding efflux RND transporter permease subunit produces MKGFNLSDWALHHRSLVWYFMIASLIAGAMAYMSLGRAEDPNFTIKTMVIGAALPGASVQETLNQVTDRIERELEDLDELDVTRSITMPGQAVVYVDLLPTTRASEIPRIWQRVRNMMNDIRGEFPEEFSGFQFNDTFGDVFGNLYAFTADGFSHRELRDYVEDVRIRLQGLKDAGKIEMFGERDERIFLEFSPRRLAAFGLDQQEVIDTLSAQNAIVQSGVINAGPERVLVRVGGQFSSEDSLEAVNLRVDGRFFRLTDIAEVRRGYVDPPDSIFRFNGEEAIGLAVGMRDGANILDFGEALQGEIDAAIAELPVGIHVSQVADQPHVVEEAVGHFVQALVEAVVIVLIVSFISLGVRAGLVVTLTIPLVLAITFVVMQQYGIVLQRISLGALIIALGLLVDDAMIAIETMISRLEVGESLEKAASYAWTSIAFPMLSGTLVTVAGFIPIGLNNSNAGEFTFSLFVVIAVSLLVSWIVAVLFAPLIGVTMLPKKLKHAHQPPGRVRRTFQRTLLLAMRFRWITILTTVALFAAAVVGMTQVQQQFFPTSDRPEVIIDITMARNSSIAGTDEAISQLEDFISQQEEAEFFTSYIGESAPRFILAYDVLTSGPYMGQIVVQTASVEARDSLKAKVDRFGAEKLPGADVFVKNLEVGPPVGRPVQYRVSGPDANVVREQARKLATIVGADPHLKDVILDWDEPARVIRVEIVQDKARQLGVSPTEIAQSLQAIYEGVTVTELRDDIYLVDIVGRGQKDERTSVDSLYNMQILRADADSIPLSSLATFRFDSEPPIIHQRNRRPTVTVKASVATADQPAAIVKILGERIDEFAAGLPAGYKVEVGGAVEESAESQGPIAQVVPLMVVIMLTLIMVQMQGFRLSFIVICAAPLGLIGVVAALLPSNTPLGFVAILGVLALVGILIRNSLILIHEVEVLHKEGASRWEAVFRASDSRARPIALTAAAASLALIPIARQIFWGPMAVAMMGGIIAGTAITLLFIPALYLAVYRVPREDGRATIAHADDPEAPHGDTGGEDNPSGSDSKGEQWHLPGPGATPATET; encoded by the coding sequence GTGAAGGGTTTCAATCTCTCGGACTGGGCGCTGCATCACCGCTCGCTCGTCTGGTATTTCATGATCGCCTCGCTGATCGCGGGCGCGATGGCGTACATGTCCCTCGGCCGCGCCGAGGACCCGAACTTCACCATCAAGACGATGGTGATCGGCGCCGCCCTGCCCGGCGCCAGCGTCCAGGAGACGCTGAACCAGGTCACCGACCGCATCGAACGCGAGCTCGAGGACCTCGACGAGCTCGACGTGACGCGCTCCATCACCATGCCCGGCCAGGCGGTCGTCTACGTCGACCTGCTGCCGACCACGCGCGCCTCCGAGATCCCGCGGATCTGGCAGCGCGTGCGCAACATGATGAACGACATCCGCGGCGAATTCCCGGAGGAGTTCTCCGGCTTCCAATTCAACGACACCTTCGGCGACGTCTTCGGCAACCTCTACGCCTTCACCGCGGACGGCTTCTCCCACCGTGAGCTGCGCGACTATGTCGAGGACGTGCGCATCCGCCTGCAGGGCCTGAAGGACGCCGGCAAGATCGAGATGTTCGGCGAGCGGGACGAGCGGATCTTCCTCGAATTCTCGCCGCGCCGGCTCGCCGCCTTCGGTCTCGACCAGCAGGAGGTGATCGACACGCTCTCGGCCCAGAACGCCATCGTCCAGTCGGGCGTCATCAACGCCGGGCCGGAGCGCGTGCTGGTGCGCGTCGGCGGGCAGTTCTCCAGCGAGGACAGCCTCGAGGCGGTCAACCTGCGCGTCGACGGGCGCTTCTTCCGCCTGACCGACATCGCCGAGGTGCGCCGCGGCTACGTCGACCCGCCCGATTCGATCTTCCGCTTCAACGGCGAGGAGGCGATCGGCCTCGCGGTCGGCATGCGCGACGGCGCCAACATCCTCGACTTCGGCGAGGCGCTGCAGGGGGAGATCGACGCCGCCATCGCCGAGCTCCCCGTCGGCATCCACGTCTCCCAGGTCGCCGACCAGCCGCACGTGGTGGAGGAAGCCGTCGGCCACTTCGTCCAGGCTCTGGTCGAGGCGGTGGTCATCGTCCTCATCGTCAGCTTCATCAGCCTCGGTGTGCGCGCCGGCCTGGTGGTGACGCTGACCATCCCGCTCGTCCTCGCGATCACCTTCGTGGTGATGCAGCAGTACGGCATCGTGCTGCAGCGCATCTCGCTCGGCGCGCTCATCATCGCCCTCGGCCTTCTGGTGGACGACGCGATGATCGCCATCGAGACGATGATCTCGCGGCTGGAGGTCGGCGAGAGCCTCGAGAAGGCCGCCTCCTACGCGTGGACGTCCATCGCATTTCCCATGCTGTCGGGGACGCTCGTCACCGTGGCGGGCTTCATCCCGATCGGCCTCAACAACTCGAACGCGGGTGAGTTCACCTTCTCGCTGTTCGTGGTGATCGCCGTCTCGCTCCTCGTCTCGTGGATCGTCGCGGTGCTGTTCGCACCTCTGATCGGCGTCACGATGCTGCCCAAGAAGCTGAAGCACGCGCACCAGCCTCCCGGCCGCGTCCGCCGCACGTTCCAGCGCACCCTGCTTCTCGCGATGCGCTTCCGGTGGATCACGATCCTCACCACGGTCGCCCTCTTCGCCGCGGCGGTCGTGGGGATGACGCAGGTGCAGCAGCAGTTCTTCCCGACCTCGGACCGGCCCGAGGTGATCATCGACATCACCATGGCGCGCAACAGCTCCATCGCCGGTACGGACGAGGCCATCAGCCAGCTGGAGGACTTCATCTCGCAGCAGGAGGAGGCGGAGTTCTTCACCTCCTACATCGGCGAGAGCGCCCCGCGCTTCATCCTCGCCTACGACGTCCTGACCTCGGGCCCCTACATGGGCCAGATCGTGGTGCAGACGGCCTCGGTCGAGGCCCGCGACAGCCTCAAGGCGAAGGTGGACAGGTTCGGTGCCGAGAAGCTGCCGGGCGCCGACGTCTTCGTGAAGAACCTCGAGGTCGGTCCGCCGGTCGGACGGCCGGTGCAGTACCGCGTCTCCGGACCGGACGCGAACGTCGTGCGCGAGCAGGCCCGCAAGCTCGCCACGATCGTCGGCGCCGACCCGCACCTCAAGGACGTGATCCTCGACTGGGACGAGCCCGCGCGCGTCATCCGCGTCGAGATCGTCCAGGACAAGGCGCGGCAGCTCGGCGTCTCCCCCACCGAGATCGCCCAGTCCCTCCAGGCCATCTACGAGGGCGTGACGGTCACGGAGCTGCGGGACGACATCTACCTCGTCGACATCGTTGGCCGCGGCCAGAAGGACGAGCGGACGTCCGTCGATTCGCTCTACAACATGCAGATCCTGCGGGCGGACGCCGACTCGATCCCGCTGTCGAGCCTCGCGACCTTCCGCTTCGACAGCGAGCCGCCGATCATCCACCAGCGCAACCGCCGCCCGACGGTGACGGTGAAGGCGTCCGTCGCGACGGCGGACCAGCCGGCGGCGATCGTGAAGATCCTCGGCGAGCGGATCGACGAGTTCGCCGCCGGCCTGCCCGCGGGCTACAAGGTCGAGGTCGGCGGCGCGGTCGAGGAAAGCGCCGAGTCGCAGGGCCCGATCGCCCAGGTGGTGCCGCTGATGGTCGTCATCATGCTGACGCTCATCATGGTGCAGATGCAGGGCTTCCGCCTCTCCTTCATCGTCATCTGCGCCGCGCCGCTGGGGCTGATCGGCGTCGTCGCGGCGCTGCTGCCCTCGAACACGCCGCTCGGCTTCGTCGCGATCCTCGGCGTGCTGGCGCTGGTGGGCATCCTCATCCGCAACTCGCTCATCCTCATCCACGAGGTGGAGGTGCTGCACAAGGAAGGTGCCAGCCGGTGGGAGGCCGTCTTCCGAGCCTCCGACTCGCGCGCCCGGCCGATCGCGCTGACCGCGGCTGCGGCCAGCCTCGCGCTGATCCCCATCGCCCGGCAGATCTTCTGGGGGCCGATGGCGGTGGCGATGATGGGCGGCATCATCGCCGGCACGGCGATCACGCTGCTCTTCATCCCGGCCCTCTACCTCGCTGTCTACCGCGTGCCGCGCGAGGACGGCCGGGCGACCATCGCCCACGCCGACGATCCCGAAGCGCCGCACGGCGACACGGGCGGCGAGGACAACCCATCCGGGTCCGATTCGAAGGGCGAGCAATGGCACCTTCCCGGCCCCGGAGCGACACCGGCGACGGAGACGTGA
- a CDS encoding SDR family NAD(P)-dependent oxidoreductase — translation METGTTPPAPLAVVTGGAGGIGRHLVGALAAAGYRVAFTHLAPDDAAGPAVAEERAKGHDVTAYPCDAGDEAAVAAFYAALTEEMDAAPSLLVNNAGVQTLAPLLDLAVDDWDRVVRTHLRGTFLNTQAAARLMVARGVKGAIVNIGSGCNKIAFPRLVSYTAAKGGIEQFTKVAAVELGPHGIRVNCVAPGAIEVDRTAGGTDDYAGRWGAETPLRRVGTPADIAGPVLFFASPAAAFVTGQTLWVDGGVFSRPVWPEGEV, via the coding sequence ATGGAGACCGGGACGACACCTCCCGCGCCGCTCGCGGTGGTGACAGGCGGAGCCGGCGGGATCGGCCGTCATCTGGTCGGCGCCCTCGCCGCCGCCGGCTATCGCGTCGCCTTCACCCACCTCGCTCCCGACGACGCGGCCGGACCCGCCGTCGCCGAGGAGCGGGCGAAGGGTCACGACGTCACCGCCTACCCCTGTGACGCGGGGGACGAGGCCGCCGTCGCGGCCTTCTACGCGGCGCTGACGGAGGAGATGGACGCGGCGCCGTCCCTCCTCGTCAACAACGCCGGCGTCCAGACCCTCGCGCCGCTGCTGGACCTCGCCGTCGACGACTGGGACCGCGTGGTGCGCACACACCTCCGCGGCACCTTCCTCAACACCCAGGCCGCCGCGCGGCTGATGGTGGCGCGCGGGGTGAAGGGGGCGATCGTCAACATCGGCTCGGGCTGCAACAAGATCGCCTTCCCCCGTCTCGTCAGCTACACGGCCGCAAAGGGCGGGATCGAGCAGTTCACGAAGGTCGCCGCCGTCGAGCTCGGCCCCCACGGCATCCGCGTCAACTGCGTGGCGCCGGGCGCCATCGAGGTGGACCGGACCGCCGGCGGCACGGACGACTACGCCGGCAGATGGGGCGCGGAGACCCCGCTGCGCCGCGTCGGCACGCCGGCCGACATCGCCGGCCCCGTCCTCTTCTTCGCCTCCCCCGCCGCCGCGTTCGTGACGGGGCAGACGCTGTGGGTCGACGGCGGCGTCTTCTCGCGCCCCGTCTGGCCCGAAGGCGAGGTCTAG
- a CDS encoding DUF6456 domain-containing protein, whose amino-acid sequence MNATSILRRLGRQYVALQADGGLRLSSPDGAVTEVGAGEVDRLLSDDLIAVERGRVRRTPAGDMFLRRALAAVPDDRFAAQHREIVTDAVAGRETPLARNAAESPLAWLATRRDRSGQPMISRTQLDAGQRLSADHERGMQRDRVTQSWDVSGVRGESPQDRLTVGEAAQDARRRVRNALDAVGPELSSVLYAVCCEERGLETVEKQHGWPQRCGKVILRLALDRLAQHYGMAPSVSGAARAGLVHWGSADYRPTA is encoded by the coding sequence ATGAACGCGACGAGCATTCTGCGTCGCCTCGGCCGGCAGTATGTGGCCTTGCAGGCGGACGGCGGACTTCGGCTATCCTCGCCGGACGGTGCGGTGACCGAGGTCGGCGCGGGCGAGGTGGATCGGCTCCTGTCGGACGACCTGATCGCCGTCGAGCGGGGGCGGGTCCGCCGCACGCCCGCCGGGGACATGTTCCTGCGGCGCGCGCTCGCTGCGGTCCCGGACGACAGGTTCGCCGCACAGCATCGCGAGATCGTCACCGACGCCGTCGCCGGCCGCGAGACGCCGCTGGCGCGCAACGCCGCGGAAAGCCCGCTGGCCTGGCTCGCGACGCGGCGGGACCGGAGCGGACAGCCGATGATCTCGCGCACCCAGCTCGACGCCGGGCAGCGCCTCTCGGCCGACCATGAGCGGGGGATGCAGCGCGATCGTGTGACGCAGTCCTGGGACGTGTCGGGCGTGCGGGGCGAGAGCCCGCAGGACCGCCTCACCGTGGGCGAGGCCGCACAGGACGCGCGGCGCCGCGTGCGCAATGCGCTCGACGCGGTGGGGCCGGAACTATCCTCGGTCCTCTACGCGGTATGCTGCGAGGAGCGGGGGCTCGAGACGGTGGAGAAGCAGCACGGCTGGCCCCAGCGGTGCGGCAAGGTGATCCTGCGGCTCGCGCTCGACCGGCTGGCGCAGCATTATGGGATGGCTCCGTCCGTCTCCGGCGCGGCGCGGGCCGGCCTCGTTCACTGGGGAAGTGCCGATTATCGGCCCACGGCTTGA
- a CDS encoding thiamine pyrophosphate-requiring protein: MAAQQKLGRMTAGGTIFARLKALGIDVVFANSGTDFPPVIEGLAEAAAQDADLPLALVIPHEHAAMGMAHGYYLVTGEPQAVMLHTNVGLSNGATGAINAACEHVPMIVMSGRTPVTEAERFGARTVPIAWGQEMRDQTALIREAAKWDYELRFPEQIAPLLDRAYAIAQSTPKGPVYLSLPREVLCEAVDAAGLDAPPSIQPVRTGPDPSAVKAAAAALAAAEKPLVIAQRGAGDEASFAEFGAWAEEWGIAVSSWWATHLAIPTDHPCHVGADPGPWLKEADVIVVLDALAPWWPDLHPTPNVKTVINIGPDPIFSRFPVRGFRSDIALRGESADTIPALVAEMQDMPRGPTVAARRQKLSETTATGRERLVEVATADTERGITKAYVSHCLGEALEGRTSSVFSELGTKLGFLTRREPRSWFQEPHSGGLGWSFPAAMGAKLADPERTCVATMGDGSYMFANPTACHQVAEALGLGVVVIILNNEEWGAVRASVAGLYPEGVAAKSNIMPLTALKPTPDFCKTAEASRAFARRVTDPAELPGAIAEALKVADTGRQALIDVSVLPD; this comes from the coding sequence ATGGCGGCGCAGCAGAAACTGGGGCGAATGACCGCGGGCGGTACGATCTTTGCCCGCCTAAAGGCGCTGGGCATCGACGTCGTGTTCGCCAATTCGGGCACCGACTTTCCGCCCGTGATCGAGGGGCTGGCGGAGGCCGCGGCGCAGGACGCCGACCTGCCGCTCGCCCTCGTAATCCCCCACGAGCACGCCGCGATGGGGATGGCGCACGGCTACTACCTCGTCACCGGCGAGCCGCAGGCGGTGATGCTCCACACCAACGTCGGCCTCTCCAACGGCGCGACGGGGGCGATCAATGCGGCCTGCGAGCACGTGCCAATGATCGTCATGTCCGGCCGCACCCCGGTGACGGAGGCGGAGCGGTTCGGCGCCCGCACCGTGCCGATCGCCTGGGGGCAGGAGATGCGCGACCAGACCGCGCTCATCCGCGAGGCGGCCAAGTGGGACTACGAGCTGCGATTCCCCGAGCAGATCGCCCCGCTGCTCGACCGTGCCTACGCCATCGCCCAGTCGACCCCGAAGGGGCCGGTGTACCTGTCTCTGCCGCGCGAAGTGCTCTGCGAGGCGGTGGATGCGGCGGGGCTGGACGCGCCGCCCTCCATCCAGCCCGTACGCACGGGGCCGGATCCATCGGCGGTGAAGGCCGCGGCCGCCGCGCTCGCGGCCGCGGAGAAGCCGCTGGTGATCGCCCAGCGTGGGGCAGGCGACGAGGCGAGCTTTGCCGAGTTCGGCGCCTGGGCGGAGGAGTGGGGCATCGCTGTCTCCTCCTGGTGGGCGACGCACCTCGCGATTCCGACCGACCATCCCTGCCATGTGGGAGCCGACCCGGGGCCGTGGCTGAAGGAGGCGGACGTCATCGTGGTCCTCGACGCGCTGGCGCCGTGGTGGCCGGACCTGCATCCGACGCCGAACGTGAAGACCGTCATCAACATCGGCCCGGACCCGATCTTCTCCCGCTTCCCCGTGCGCGGCTTCCGTTCGGACATCGCGCTGCGCGGGGAGAGCGCCGACACGATCCCCGCGCTCGTCGCCGAGATGCAGGACATGCCGCGCGGACCGACCGTCGCAGCGCGACGCCAGAAGCTGTCCGAGACGACGGCCACCGGCCGCGAGCGCCTCGTCGAGGTGGCGACGGCGGACACCGAGCGCGGCATCACCAAGGCGTATGTCAGCCATTGCCTCGGCGAGGCGCTGGAGGGGCGCACGTCGTCGGTGTTCTCGGAGCTCGGCACAAAGCTCGGCTTCCTGACACGGCGCGAGCCGCGCTCCTGGTTCCAGGAGCCGCACTCGGGCGGGCTCGGGTGGAGCTTCCCGGCGGCGATGGGTGCCAAGCTCGCCGATCCGGAGCGGACCTGCGTGGCGACCATGGGCGACGGTTCGTACATGTTCGCCAACCCCACCGCGTGCCACCAGGTCGCCGAGGCGCTGGGGCTCGGGGTCGTGGTGATCATCCTCAACAACGAGGAGTGGGGCGCGGTACGCGCCTCGGTCGCGGGGCTCTACCCGGAAGGGGTGGCCGCGAAGTCGAACATCATGCCGTTGACGGCGCTGAAGCCGACGCCGGATTTCTGCAAGACCGCCGAGGCGAGCCGAGCCTTCGCCCGCCGCGTCACCGACCCGGCCGAGCTCCCCGGTGCGATCGCCGAGGCGCTCAAGGTCGCCGACACGGGCCGGCAGGCGCTCATCGACGTGTCGGTCCTCCCGGACTAG
- a CDS encoding helix-turn-helix domain-containing protein yields the protein MIEVTVAAALNLPVDELGAKTRRTAPVAFARQISMYCAHVTFGWSLTEAGAVFCRDRTTAAHACRVVEDRRDCPHIDAIVSTVEEQLHSWLTAMEFCRKTVEANLE from the coding sequence ATGATCGAAGTCACCGTCGCCGCCGCGCTGAATTTGCCGGTTGATGAACTGGGTGCAAAGACGCGGCGGACAGCACCGGTCGCCTTCGCACGACAGATCTCCATGTACTGCGCGCACGTCACCTTCGGCTGGTCGCTGACGGAGGCGGGCGCGGTATTCTGCCGCGACCGCACAACCGCAGCGCACGCATGCCGTGTTGTCGAAGACAGGCGGGACTGCCCGCACATCGACGCGATCGTGTCCACGGTCGAGGAGCAGCTTCATTCGTGGCTGACCGCCATGGAATTCTGCCGCAAGACCGTGGAGGCGAACCTCGAATGA